From the Hylaeus volcanicus isolate JK05 chromosome 4, UHH_iyHylVolc1.0_haploid, whole genome shotgun sequence genome, one window contains:
- the LOC128874693 gene encoding uncharacterized protein LOC128874693 isoform X1, translated as MYALVRSTKILNCDGDVVVNTDHCPKCATSLKFAKKSAGPATVNGKAEAMKMSTKPLEVNYAMQIVSIGVRSDNVYEARMLLAPEVDMSSIKITVKGNNLRVNVCKPLNDKIVNHLPDIAETSVLGDLIKTTMKHCENLLIPDDIDGEKIRAVVDNKQRMLVLTAPAIKPSQTRKKIIVKN; from the exons ATGTATGCGCTTGTTCGTTCGACTAAAATTCTAAat TGCGATGGGGACGTGGTGGTGAACACCGATCACTGCCCGAAATGTGCGACTTCTCTCAAGTTCGCAAAGAAATCTGCTGGCCCAGCAACGGTTAACGGTAAGGCGGAGGCGATGAAAATGTCCACTAAACCTCTGGAAGTTAACTATGCGATGCAAATCGTTTCTATCGGAGTTAGATCCGACAACGTTTACGAG GCAAGGATGTTGTTAGCCCCAGAGGTAGACATGTCTTCGATCAAAATAACCGTGAAAGGGAACAACCTTCGCGTGAACGTATGCAAGCCGTTGAACGACAAAATCGTGAATCATCTGCCAGACATCGCCGAAACATCGGTTCTCGGCGATCTAATTAAAACAACGATGAAACATTGCGAAAATCTTCTGATACCGGACGATATCGATGGCGAGAAAATTCGCGCAGTGGTGGACAATAAGCAAAGAATGCTCGTCCTCACGGCACCCGCGATCAAACCCAGtcaaacaagaaagaaaataatcgttaaaaattga
- the LOC128874693 gene encoding uncharacterized protein LOC128874693 isoform X2 encodes MDVKTSRCLKCDGDVVVNTDHCPKCATSLKFAKKSAGPATVNGKAEAMKMSTKPLEVNYAMQIVSIGVRSDNVYEARMLLAPEVDMSSIKITVKGNNLRVNVCKPLNDKIVNHLPDIAETSVLGDLIKTTMKHCENLLIPDDIDGEKIRAVVDNKQRMLVLTAPAIKPSQTRKKIIVKN; translated from the exons ATGGACGTAAAGACGAGTCGGTGCTTAAAGTGCGATGGGGACGTGGTGGTGAACACCGATCACTGCCCGAAATGTGCGACTTCTCTCAAGTTCGCAAAGAAATCTGCTGGCCCAGCAACGGTTAACGGTAAGGCGGAGGCGATGAAAATGTCCACTAAACCTCTGGAAGTTAACTATGCGATGCAAATCGTTTCTATCGGAGTTAGATCCGACAACGTTTACGAG GCAAGGATGTTGTTAGCCCCAGAGGTAGACATGTCTTCGATCAAAATAACCGTGAAAGGGAACAACCTTCGCGTGAACGTATGCAAGCCGTTGAACGACAAAATCGTGAATCATCTGCCAGACATCGCCGAAACATCGGTTCTCGGCGATCTAATTAAAACAACGATGAAACATTGCGAAAATCTTCTGATACCGGACGATATCGATGGCGAGAAAATTCGCGCAGTGGTGGACAATAAGCAAAGAATGCTCGTCCTCACGGCACCCGCGATCAAACCCAGtcaaacaagaaagaaaataatcgttaaaaattga
- the LOC128874680 gene encoding neuronal acetylcholine receptor subunit alpha-10-like isoform X3 has translation MSPLLVLLFHYGVLAIAFGNGYRNNGFFEFGFADEHEYRLTKHLLDGYDAGVRPAKNSSQPLAVVFGLSLHHIIDVDEKNQILTTNCWVTQSWTDHHLKWNASEFAGIRVIRVPYNRIWRPDTILYNNADPQYSSAVINTNVIVSHTGDVLWLSHGIFRSSCDIDVEFFPFDEQRCLLKWASWTYDGYQLELERQSEQGDVSNYQANGEFDLLDFSARRNVEHYSCCPEPYPDITYEIRLRRRPTFYVFNLILPCILINGVDSREPRTQCLLFDIPMTRTIQSLERKTFIQPGVSFVYSALLVFYVPSESGEKVTLGISALLSMTVFLMTIRETLPPTEKTPLIRLAVVTLNVHHRGVRGTRVPGIVRSLVLDKLARVVLLNFQEENKSEPQPVEPPGRKNNCPLHCKPEVVESQSSPKFTNRREESNGSSPSLDVGKESGLEAQWSRVLGRVHATIERNERRLVEQDRRERMELDWKQVALVSDRALLWLFFLTTIVSTTVILCGSPPTTNIAKQG, from the exons ATGTCGCCTTTGTTGGTCCTTTTGTTTCATTACGGAGTTTTGGCCATCGCATTTGGTAACG GTTACCGAAATAATGGATTTTTTGAGTTTG GCTTCGCCGATGAACACGAATATAGACTGACGAAGCATCTCCTCGATGGATACGACGCCGGTGTACGACCAGCTAAAAATTCTTCTCAACCGTTGGCAGTCGTTTTTGGACTTTCCCTTCATCATATAATCGATGTA GACGAGAAGAACCAGATACTCACGACCAACTGTTGGGTCACCCAGTCCTGGACGGATCATCATCTGAAATGGAACGCCTCGGAGTTTGCTGGAATTCGCGTGATTCGCGTGCCCTACAATCGTATTTGGAGACCAGACACGATTCTCTACAACAA CGCAGATCCGCAATACAGTTCGGCAGTGATTAATACGAACGTGATCGTTAGCCACACGGGAGACGTTCTGTGGTTGAGTCACGGGATCTTTCGCAGCAGCTGCGACATCGACGTAGAATTTTTCCCTTTCGACGAGCAACGGTGTCTACTGAAATGGGCCTCGTGGACGTACGATGGATATCAA CTCGAACTGGAGAGGCAAAGCGAGCAAGGAGACGTAAGCAATTACCAAGCCAACGGGGAATTCGACCTGCTCGATTTCTCCGCGAGAAGAAACGTCGAGCACTATTCGTGCTGTCCGGAACCTTATCCGGACATCACCTACGAGATCCGACTGCGTCGTCGTCCAACCTTCTACGTCTTTAATTTGATCCTTCCTTGCATACTCATCAACGGCGTCG ATTCACGCGAGCCAAGAACGCAATGCCTTCTGTTTGATATTCCCATGACAAGAACGATACAATCTTTGGAACGGAAAACTTTCATCCAGCCAGGTGTTTCCTTCGTTTATTCAGCACTGTTGGTATTCTACGTGCCATCGGAATCGGGGGAAAAAGTCACCCTCGGGATTTCAGCTCTTCTCTCCATGACGGTTTTCTTGATGACGATTCGCGAGACCCTGCCACCCACGGAGAAAACACCGCTGATAA GATTAGCGGTGGTCACGTTAAATGTTCACCATCGGGGAGTTCGGGGAACTAGAGTACCGGGCATCGTTCGTTCTTTGGTCTTGGACAAACTCGCCAGAGTAGTTCTCCTCAACTTTCAAGAGGAGAACAAATCG GAACCGCAACCGGTCGAGCCTCCAGGAAGAAAGAACAATTGTCCGTTGCACTGTAAACCGGAAGTGGTGGAATCGCAATCATCACCAAAGTTTACGAACAGAAGAGAAGAGAGCAACGGTAGCAGTCCAAGTTTAG ATGTTGGCAAAGAGAGTGGCCTCGAGGCTCAATGGTCACGCGTTCTGGGAAGAGTACACGCAACGATCGAGAGGAACGAGCGTCGGCTCGTCGAGCAGGATCGTCGTGAGAGAATGGAATTAGATTGGAAACAGGTCGCGTTGGTCAGCGATCGAGCGCTTCTCTGGCTTTTTTTCCTCACGACTATCGTCAGTACCACTGTCATTCTTTGTGGCTCACCACCGACCACAAATATCGCCAAACAGGGCTAA
- the LOC128874680 gene encoding neuronal acetylcholine receptor subunit alpha-10-like isoform X1 produces the protein MSPLLVLLFHYGVLAIAFGNGYRNNGFFEFGFADEHEYRLTKHLLDGYDAGVRPAKNSSQPLAVVFGLSLHHIIDVDEKNQILTTNCWVTQSWTDHHLKWNASEFAGIRVIRVPYNRIWRPDTILYNNADPQYSSAVINTNVIVSHTGDVLWLSHGIFRSSCDIDVEFFPFDEQRCLLKWASWTYDGYQLELERQSEQGDVSNYQANGEFDLLDFSARRNVEHYSCCPEPYPDITYEIRLRRRPTFYVFNLILPCILINGVDSREPRTQCLLFDIPMTRTIQSLERKTFIQPGVSFVYSALLVFYVPSESGEKVTLGISALLSMTVFLMTIRETLPPTEKTPLISLYYGVSICLVSFASGLAVVTLNVHHRGVRGTRVPGIVRSLVLDKLARVVLLNFQEENKSEPQPVEPPGRKNNCPLHCKPEVVESQSSPKFTNRREESNGSSPSLDVGKESGLEAQWSRVLGRVHATIERNERRLVEQDRRERMELDWKQVALVSDRALLWLFFLTTIVSTTVILCGSPPTTNIAKQG, from the exons ATGTCGCCTTTGTTGGTCCTTTTGTTTCATTACGGAGTTTTGGCCATCGCATTTGGTAACG GTTACCGAAATAATGGATTTTTTGAGTTTG GCTTCGCCGATGAACACGAATATAGACTGACGAAGCATCTCCTCGATGGATACGACGCCGGTGTACGACCAGCTAAAAATTCTTCTCAACCGTTGGCAGTCGTTTTTGGACTTTCCCTTCATCATATAATCGATGTA GACGAGAAGAACCAGATACTCACGACCAACTGTTGGGTCACCCAGTCCTGGACGGATCATCATCTGAAATGGAACGCCTCGGAGTTTGCTGGAATTCGCGTGATTCGCGTGCCCTACAATCGTATTTGGAGACCAGACACGATTCTCTACAACAA CGCAGATCCGCAATACAGTTCGGCAGTGATTAATACGAACGTGATCGTTAGCCACACGGGAGACGTTCTGTGGTTGAGTCACGGGATCTTTCGCAGCAGCTGCGACATCGACGTAGAATTTTTCCCTTTCGACGAGCAACGGTGTCTACTGAAATGGGCCTCGTGGACGTACGATGGATATCAA CTCGAACTGGAGAGGCAAAGCGAGCAAGGAGACGTAAGCAATTACCAAGCCAACGGGGAATTCGACCTGCTCGATTTCTCCGCGAGAAGAAACGTCGAGCACTATTCGTGCTGTCCGGAACCTTATCCGGACATCACCTACGAGATCCGACTGCGTCGTCGTCCAACCTTCTACGTCTTTAATTTGATCCTTCCTTGCATACTCATCAACGGCGTCG ATTCACGCGAGCCAAGAACGCAATGCCTTCTGTTTGATATTCCCATGACAAGAACGATACAATCTTTGGAACGGAAAACTTTCATCCAGCCAGGTGTTTCCTTCGTTTATTCAGCACTGTTGGTATTCTACGTGCCATCGGAATCGGGGGAAAAAGTCACCCTCGGGATTTCAGCTCTTCTCTCCATGACGGTTTTCTTGATGACGATTCGCGAGACCCTGCCACCCACGGAGAAAACACCGCTGATAA GTCTTTATTACGGTGTCAGTATATGCCTGGTCTCGTTCGCTTCAGGATTAGCGGTGGTCACGTTAAATGTTCACCATCGGGGAGTTCGGGGAACTAGAGTACCGGGCATCGTTCGTTCTTTGGTCTTGGACAAACTCGCCAGAGTAGTTCTCCTCAACTTTCAAGAGGAGAACAAATCG GAACCGCAACCGGTCGAGCCTCCAGGAAGAAAGAACAATTGTCCGTTGCACTGTAAACCGGAAGTGGTGGAATCGCAATCATCACCAAAGTTTACGAACAGAAGAGAAGAGAGCAACGGTAGCAGTCCAAGTTTAG ATGTTGGCAAAGAGAGTGGCCTCGAGGCTCAATGGTCACGCGTTCTGGGAAGAGTACACGCAACGATCGAGAGGAACGAGCGTCGGCTCGTCGAGCAGGATCGTCGTGAGAGAATGGAATTAGATTGGAAACAGGTCGCGTTGGTCAGCGATCGAGCGCTTCTCTGGCTTTTTTTCCTCACGACTATCGTCAGTACCACTGTCATTCTTTGTGGCTCACCACCGACCACAAATATCGCCAAACAGGGCTAA
- the LOC128874680 gene encoding neuronal acetylcholine receptor subunit alpha-10-like isoform X2 has protein sequence MSPLLVLLFHYGVLAIAFGNGFADEHEYRLTKHLLDGYDAGVRPAKNSSQPLAVVFGLSLHHIIDVDEKNQILTTNCWVTQSWTDHHLKWNASEFAGIRVIRVPYNRIWRPDTILYNNADPQYSSAVINTNVIVSHTGDVLWLSHGIFRSSCDIDVEFFPFDEQRCLLKWASWTYDGYQLELERQSEQGDVSNYQANGEFDLLDFSARRNVEHYSCCPEPYPDITYEIRLRRRPTFYVFNLILPCILINGVDSREPRTQCLLFDIPMTRTIQSLERKTFIQPGVSFVYSALLVFYVPSESGEKVTLGISALLSMTVFLMTIRETLPPTEKTPLISLYYGVSICLVSFASGLAVVTLNVHHRGVRGTRVPGIVRSLVLDKLARVVLLNFQEENKSEPQPVEPPGRKNNCPLHCKPEVVESQSSPKFTNRREESNGSSPSLDVGKESGLEAQWSRVLGRVHATIERNERRLVEQDRRERMELDWKQVALVSDRALLWLFFLTTIVSTTVILCGSPPTTNIAKQG, from the exons ATGTCGCCTTTGTTGGTCCTTTTGTTTCATTACGGAGTTTTGGCCATCGCATTTGGTAACG GCTTCGCCGATGAACACGAATATAGACTGACGAAGCATCTCCTCGATGGATACGACGCCGGTGTACGACCAGCTAAAAATTCTTCTCAACCGTTGGCAGTCGTTTTTGGACTTTCCCTTCATCATATAATCGATGTA GACGAGAAGAACCAGATACTCACGACCAACTGTTGGGTCACCCAGTCCTGGACGGATCATCATCTGAAATGGAACGCCTCGGAGTTTGCTGGAATTCGCGTGATTCGCGTGCCCTACAATCGTATTTGGAGACCAGACACGATTCTCTACAACAA CGCAGATCCGCAATACAGTTCGGCAGTGATTAATACGAACGTGATCGTTAGCCACACGGGAGACGTTCTGTGGTTGAGTCACGGGATCTTTCGCAGCAGCTGCGACATCGACGTAGAATTTTTCCCTTTCGACGAGCAACGGTGTCTACTGAAATGGGCCTCGTGGACGTACGATGGATATCAA CTCGAACTGGAGAGGCAAAGCGAGCAAGGAGACGTAAGCAATTACCAAGCCAACGGGGAATTCGACCTGCTCGATTTCTCCGCGAGAAGAAACGTCGAGCACTATTCGTGCTGTCCGGAACCTTATCCGGACATCACCTACGAGATCCGACTGCGTCGTCGTCCAACCTTCTACGTCTTTAATTTGATCCTTCCTTGCATACTCATCAACGGCGTCG ATTCACGCGAGCCAAGAACGCAATGCCTTCTGTTTGATATTCCCATGACAAGAACGATACAATCTTTGGAACGGAAAACTTTCATCCAGCCAGGTGTTTCCTTCGTTTATTCAGCACTGTTGGTATTCTACGTGCCATCGGAATCGGGGGAAAAAGTCACCCTCGGGATTTCAGCTCTTCTCTCCATGACGGTTTTCTTGATGACGATTCGCGAGACCCTGCCACCCACGGAGAAAACACCGCTGATAA GTCTTTATTACGGTGTCAGTATATGCCTGGTCTCGTTCGCTTCAGGATTAGCGGTGGTCACGTTAAATGTTCACCATCGGGGAGTTCGGGGAACTAGAGTACCGGGCATCGTTCGTTCTTTGGTCTTGGACAAACTCGCCAGAGTAGTTCTCCTCAACTTTCAAGAGGAGAACAAATCG GAACCGCAACCGGTCGAGCCTCCAGGAAGAAAGAACAATTGTCCGTTGCACTGTAAACCGGAAGTGGTGGAATCGCAATCATCACCAAAGTTTACGAACAGAAGAGAAGAGAGCAACGGTAGCAGTCCAAGTTTAG ATGTTGGCAAAGAGAGTGGCCTCGAGGCTCAATGGTCACGCGTTCTGGGAAGAGTACACGCAACGATCGAGAGGAACGAGCGTCGGCTCGTCGAGCAGGATCGTCGTGAGAGAATGGAATTAGATTGGAAACAGGTCGCGTTGGTCAGCGATCGAGCGCTTCTCTGGCTTTTTTTCCTCACGACTATCGTCAGTACCACTGTCATTCTTTGTGGCTCACCACCGACCACAAATATCGCCAAACAGGGCTAA
- the LOC128874680 gene encoding neuronal acetylcholine receptor subunit alpha-10-like isoform X4, which translates to MSPLLVLLFHYGVLAIAFGNGYRNNGFFEFGFADEHEYRLTKHLLDGYDAGVRPAKNSSQPLAVVFGLSLHHIIDVDEKNQILTTNCWVTQSWTDHHLKWNASEFAGIRVIRVPYNRIWRPDTILYNNADPQYSSAVINTNVIVSHTGDVLWLSHGIFRSSCDIDVEFFPFDEQRCLLKWASWTYDGYQLELERQSEQGDVSNYQANGEFDLLDFSARRNVEHYSCCPEPYPDITYEIRLRRRPTFYVFNLILPCILINGVALLVFYVPSESGEKVTLGISALLSMTVFLMTIRETLPPTEKTPLISLYYGVSICLVSFASGLAVVTLNVHHRGVRGTRVPGIVRSLVLDKLARVVLLNFQEENKSEPQPVEPPGRKNNCPLHCKPEVVESQSSPKFTNRREESNGSSPSLDVGKESGLEAQWSRVLGRVHATIERNERRLVEQDRRERMELDWKQVALVSDRALLWLFFLTTIVSTTVILCGSPPTTNIAKQG; encoded by the exons ATGTCGCCTTTGTTGGTCCTTTTGTTTCATTACGGAGTTTTGGCCATCGCATTTGGTAACG GTTACCGAAATAATGGATTTTTTGAGTTTG GCTTCGCCGATGAACACGAATATAGACTGACGAAGCATCTCCTCGATGGATACGACGCCGGTGTACGACCAGCTAAAAATTCTTCTCAACCGTTGGCAGTCGTTTTTGGACTTTCCCTTCATCATATAATCGATGTA GACGAGAAGAACCAGATACTCACGACCAACTGTTGGGTCACCCAGTCCTGGACGGATCATCATCTGAAATGGAACGCCTCGGAGTTTGCTGGAATTCGCGTGATTCGCGTGCCCTACAATCGTATTTGGAGACCAGACACGATTCTCTACAACAA CGCAGATCCGCAATACAGTTCGGCAGTGATTAATACGAACGTGATCGTTAGCCACACGGGAGACGTTCTGTGGTTGAGTCACGGGATCTTTCGCAGCAGCTGCGACATCGACGTAGAATTTTTCCCTTTCGACGAGCAACGGTGTCTACTGAAATGGGCCTCGTGGACGTACGATGGATATCAA CTCGAACTGGAGAGGCAAAGCGAGCAAGGAGACGTAAGCAATTACCAAGCCAACGGGGAATTCGACCTGCTCGATTTCTCCGCGAGAAGAAACGTCGAGCACTATTCGTGCTGTCCGGAACCTTATCCGGACATCACCTACGAGATCCGACTGCGTCGTCGTCCAACCTTCTACGTCTTTAATTTGATCCTTCCTTGCATACTCATCAACGGCGTCG CACTGTTGGTATTCTACGTGCCATCGGAATCGGGGGAAAAAGTCACCCTCGGGATTTCAGCTCTTCTCTCCATGACGGTTTTCTTGATGACGATTCGCGAGACCCTGCCACCCACGGAGAAAACACCGCTGATAA GTCTTTATTACGGTGTCAGTATATGCCTGGTCTCGTTCGCTTCAGGATTAGCGGTGGTCACGTTAAATGTTCACCATCGGGGAGTTCGGGGAACTAGAGTACCGGGCATCGTTCGTTCTTTGGTCTTGGACAAACTCGCCAGAGTAGTTCTCCTCAACTTTCAAGAGGAGAACAAATCG GAACCGCAACCGGTCGAGCCTCCAGGAAGAAAGAACAATTGTCCGTTGCACTGTAAACCGGAAGTGGTGGAATCGCAATCATCACCAAAGTTTACGAACAGAAGAGAAGAGAGCAACGGTAGCAGTCCAAGTTTAG ATGTTGGCAAAGAGAGTGGCCTCGAGGCTCAATGGTCACGCGTTCTGGGAAGAGTACACGCAACGATCGAGAGGAACGAGCGTCGGCTCGTCGAGCAGGATCGTCGTGAGAGAATGGAATTAGATTGGAAACAGGTCGCGTTGGTCAGCGATCGAGCGCTTCTCTGGCTTTTTTTCCTCACGACTATCGTCAGTACCACTGTCATTCTTTGTGGCTCACCACCGACCACAAATATCGCCAAACAGGGCTAA
- the LOC128874680 gene encoding neuronal acetylcholine receptor subunit alpha-10-like isoform X5: protein MSPLLVLLFHYGVLAIAFGNGFADEHEYRLTKHLLDGYDAGVRPAKNSSQPLAVVFGLSLHHIIDVDEKNQILTTNCWVTQSWTDHHLKWNASEFAGIRVIRVPYNRIWRPDTILYNNADPQYSSAVINTNVIVSHTGDVLWLSHGIFRSSCDIDVEFFPFDEQRCLLKWASWTYDGYQLELERQSEQGDVSNYQANGEFDLLDFSARRNVEHYSCCPEPYPDITYEIRLRRRPTFYVFNLILPCILINGVALLVFYVPSESGEKVTLGISALLSMTVFLMTIRETLPPTEKTPLISLYYGVSICLVSFASGLAVVTLNVHHRGVRGTRVPGIVRSLVLDKLARVVLLNFQEENKSEPQPVEPPGRKNNCPLHCKPEVVESQSSPKFTNRREESNGSSPSLDVGKESGLEAQWSRVLGRVHATIERNERRLVEQDRRERMELDWKQVALVSDRALLWLFFLTTIVSTTVILCGSPPTTNIAKQG, encoded by the exons ATGTCGCCTTTGTTGGTCCTTTTGTTTCATTACGGAGTTTTGGCCATCGCATTTGGTAACG GCTTCGCCGATGAACACGAATATAGACTGACGAAGCATCTCCTCGATGGATACGACGCCGGTGTACGACCAGCTAAAAATTCTTCTCAACCGTTGGCAGTCGTTTTTGGACTTTCCCTTCATCATATAATCGATGTA GACGAGAAGAACCAGATACTCACGACCAACTGTTGGGTCACCCAGTCCTGGACGGATCATCATCTGAAATGGAACGCCTCGGAGTTTGCTGGAATTCGCGTGATTCGCGTGCCCTACAATCGTATTTGGAGACCAGACACGATTCTCTACAACAA CGCAGATCCGCAATACAGTTCGGCAGTGATTAATACGAACGTGATCGTTAGCCACACGGGAGACGTTCTGTGGTTGAGTCACGGGATCTTTCGCAGCAGCTGCGACATCGACGTAGAATTTTTCCCTTTCGACGAGCAACGGTGTCTACTGAAATGGGCCTCGTGGACGTACGATGGATATCAA CTCGAACTGGAGAGGCAAAGCGAGCAAGGAGACGTAAGCAATTACCAAGCCAACGGGGAATTCGACCTGCTCGATTTCTCCGCGAGAAGAAACGTCGAGCACTATTCGTGCTGTCCGGAACCTTATCCGGACATCACCTACGAGATCCGACTGCGTCGTCGTCCAACCTTCTACGTCTTTAATTTGATCCTTCCTTGCATACTCATCAACGGCGTCG CACTGTTGGTATTCTACGTGCCATCGGAATCGGGGGAAAAAGTCACCCTCGGGATTTCAGCTCTTCTCTCCATGACGGTTTTCTTGATGACGATTCGCGAGACCCTGCCACCCACGGAGAAAACACCGCTGATAA GTCTTTATTACGGTGTCAGTATATGCCTGGTCTCGTTCGCTTCAGGATTAGCGGTGGTCACGTTAAATGTTCACCATCGGGGAGTTCGGGGAACTAGAGTACCGGGCATCGTTCGTTCTTTGGTCTTGGACAAACTCGCCAGAGTAGTTCTCCTCAACTTTCAAGAGGAGAACAAATCG GAACCGCAACCGGTCGAGCCTCCAGGAAGAAAGAACAATTGTCCGTTGCACTGTAAACCGGAAGTGGTGGAATCGCAATCATCACCAAAGTTTACGAACAGAAGAGAAGAGAGCAACGGTAGCAGTCCAAGTTTAG ATGTTGGCAAAGAGAGTGGCCTCGAGGCTCAATGGTCACGCGTTCTGGGAAGAGTACACGCAACGATCGAGAGGAACGAGCGTCGGCTCGTCGAGCAGGATCGTCGTGAGAGAATGGAATTAGATTGGAAACAGGTCGCGTTGGTCAGCGATCGAGCGCTTCTCTGGCTTTTTTTCCTCACGACTATCGTCAGTACCACTGTCATTCTTTGTGGCTCACCACCGACCACAAATATCGCCAAACAGGGCTAA
- the LOC128874694 gene encoding calmodulin-like protein 4, producing the protein MARYFREEDIDEFRECFYLFARNGQIRTLDELTIIMRSLGLSPTIAELNKYLKDKGGKMSFADFLEVMHLQTRAEDLPKEVIEAFQAADKSRNGTVPARQLAHMLLRWGEQLSSKEVEQIFREANVSSNGQVKYEDFVKIACAPVPDYY; encoded by the exons ATG GCTCGTTACTTTCGAGAAGAAGACATAGACg AGTTCAGAGaatgtttctatttgtttGCGAGAAATGGACAAATACGTACCCTAGATGAACTTACGATCATTATGAGATCGTTAGGATTGAGTCCCACTATCGCtgagttaaataaatatttaaaagataaag GTGGAAAAATGTCGTTTGCCGATTTTTTGGAGGTGATGCATCTACAAACAAGAGCCGAGGATTTACCAAAAGAAGTAATAGAAGCTTTCCAAGCCGCGGATAAGTCTCGAAACGGCACCGTACCTGCCCGCCAATTAGCTCACATGTTGCTTCGTTGGGGTGAACAACTGAGTAGCAAAGAAG tggaacaaatttttcgagAGGCTAACGTGTCATCCAATGGCCAAGTTAAATACgaagattttgtaaaaatagcTTGCGCACCGGTTCCCGATTATTATTAG